The window ACCCACGAGCAGGAATGCAACCAGCAAACTGCTGGCCAGTACCGGCACATATTTTCTTAAAAAAATGATTGTATCACTCAACGGATTGCTCCCGTAAAAAAATTCCAGGCTTCTGACGGATGATGGAGATCGAGCTGAACATTCCCACTCCGACCACCATCATCAGGGTAACACCAACCAAAGCCAGGGACACAGGCCAGTTTGGCTCATACCCGATATCAAAAAGATAATGACATAGAGCCCAACCCCCCGCCTGGGCCAAAGCAACGCCAAGGCAGGCACTCAAAAAACCCAACAGTAAATTTTCATAGAAAAAAACTGAGATAACAAATTTTGATCCCCCACCCAGGATCTTGTAATACACAGCTTCCCGGGTCCGCGCCAGGCGCGTAGCAAGCACTGAACTGATAATAATCAAGGCTCCGGCAAAGATAGAAAAGAAAGCAAAGAAATTCACTATCCCCGACAACTTCCCCATCACCTCCCCCAACTCTTCTGCAGTTCTGGCCATGTTGATAATAGAGACATTAGGGAATCGCGACACCACCTCCCCCTCAAAACTGGTGATCTCACTCTCCTCCACGTGCATTGCGGCAAAGAGTGTCTGGGGCGCCTCCTTGAGGTACTGCTCTGGAAAGACGAAATAGAAAAACGGAAACAGCATTGACTTGGTTCTGGTGCGTATGCTCGTCACCTCTGCTTTTATCGGTACACCCTGGATATTAAAGTCAAGCATATCGCCCAACCTCATACTGCCCATCTCAGCAACCGTATCAAGAATGGAGACCTGCAAGTAAGGATTACCTTTCCCATCCAGCTTGTATAAAGCTTCACCCTTTTCCACTACCTCATCTTCCAGTAACGCATCACGATAGGTGAGATTGAACTCACGGCTTAAGCTGTCGCTGAACCGGCTGCGTCGTTCCCCACGCTTGACCGGCTCTCCATTTATGGCCCGCAATCTTGCCCGGATAATCGGATAGAGTTGCACGTCATCGCCAACCAACTCAACAAAGTCGACCCTTTGCGAAGGCTGAATATCCACCAGAAAAAGATTTGGTGCCTCCTCGGGATAGGACTCCACATAATTTCGGTGAAGGTTGTACTCCAGCAGAAAGATAGCCAATAATACTGAAATGGCAGAGGCCAGGGTCACCACCACTGAACGGGTAGAGTTACCCGGGCGAAGCAGAGAACGCACTGCCTGCCTTCCTTTCAGACCTTTTATCGGCAGTTTTGCCACAATCAGAAGCAGCAGCCTTGCCAGCAGGGCAACCAGCACAATAAGGCCTATCATCCCGGCCATGAAATAGACGCCAATCCTGATATCCTGCAACTGCACGACAACCAGTGCGCCCAGCAGAGCAAGCCCGATCACGACAAAAAAATAAAACACCGCCCCCCGTCTTGACTCTGCCGACTCACTACGAAAAATCACATTTGGTTTCACGTCGCGCAAACGATAGAGCGGCAGGAAGGTAAAAAAACAGACCACAGCCAACCCGAGAAGCATGCCGTTAACCACTTCCCGCACTCCCAGGCCGCCGATATTTTCCGCCGGGATAAGACCGGCAAAAAGCGCGGGGAAAGAGTGTTTTATGGCCACACCGGCAAGAATGCCAAGCACGCTGCCAACAGAACCATAAAGCAACACCAACAGCAGGTAATGACTTAATAAAAATTTCTGGGTAGCCCCCAGGGCGCGAGTGATGGCCAGACTCTTTTCCTTTTCCCGAAGAAGAGCAGCAAGAGAACTCTGCATGCCTACGCCGGCCAGCAACAGAGTAAAAATTGAAATTAAAGAGAGGAAAAACAGGAGATTGTCAAAGAAACGCTTCAAGCCGGAACGTGCATTCTGATAGGTGGCAACCCGTTCCTGTCCAGATACAGCTCCGGCAATAAGAGCAGTCTCGACCGCAGACATCTGAGCCGGGTCAGCTACCTTCAACAGCCACTCATATTCCACCCGACTACCCGGTTTAACCAGATCAAGCTGCTCCAGGTCGGCCGCGGCCACAAACACCCTGGGACCGAAATTAAACACGTCAATCGGCCTGCTCGACTCGCGAACCACCACATCGGTTATCCTGAGCAACTCGTCCCCCACCTGCAGGGAGGCCCCCACAGTCAGACCAAGTATCTCCAGGAGCTCCGGTGCCACCACAGTGGTTCCCGGCTGCAATTGTGCAGAAAGCTCTTTACCTGACTGCAGTGTGACCTCACCGTAAAGCGGATATCCAGGCTCAACAACCAGAATATTGCTGAAACGGGTCGCTTCCGTTACCGGATTGCGCACCACCGAATAAAATTCCCAACTACGGGTCTGGGCCGCAATACTGCTCTCCTGCCGGGCCACGGCCTCTACCAGGCCCGGTGAAAACTCATAGTGAGAATGGAGGATAATATCTCCACCATGTAACGCCCTGGCATCTCCGGTGATGGTTTGGTTCACATCATGCTTGAAACTATTGAGGGCCACCATGGTGGCGATTGAAAGTGCTACGCAAAGGGTAAAAATTCCCGCCTGGTTACGTGACTGCACCAATTCGCGTAGTAAAAAATTGAAATGAATCATGACGCAACCACCAGTCGCCCATCGTGCAGCCTGATATTTCTATCAGCACGCAGGGCCACCTCAGGACTGTGCGTTGCCATCAAGAGGGTAGTGCTATGTTCCCGGTGCAACTCCATCAACAGTTCTATAATTGCCTGGGAATTTTCCGAGTCAAGGTTACCGGTAGGTTCATCGGCAAAGACAATTTTCGGATTATTGATCAGCGCCCGGCAGATGGCAACCCTCTGTTTTTCACCACCCGACAGTTGCTGGGGAAAATTCTGCCTGCGGCCCCAGAGGCCGACTCTCTCAAGCAGCTGCGCCGCCTTTTCTGCGGCACCACTATCACCTTTCAGCTCGGCGGGGAACATCACATTTTCATAGGCATTCAAGGAAGGTATCAGATGAAAAGCCTGAAAGACAAAACCTGTCAATTCGTTGCGCACTGGCGCCAGCTGATCCTCTCCTAAATCTGTTATGTCGCGTCCCGCCAGCACAATCTGCCCGCTGCTGGGCCGGTCAAGGCCTGAAAGGAGGCTGAGCAGGGTTGTCTTACCGCTCCCACTGCTGCCGGTAATGACTACGCATTCACCAGCTCCAACCTGCAGCGAAATATCTTCGACAACCGATTCCTGCCTGTCACCGATGATATATAGCTTGGACAAATGCTTCGCTTCCAGAATCACTTCTCTCATGGACGTTTCCATCAAGGCGCCGGCGGGTTTATAGTTTTGCCTGTAGCGCCGCCGGGAGCCGGCCGGGGCAGCGCCAAAAGCATTTCCGCAAAACCATAATCATCTGCAGGGATTTGTAAAAGATTTCCGGAGTTCACTGTTATTTTCCGCCTTTCATTCCGCTTGGGTTTCGCAGCTTTGTCTGTTATACCTGAAGTTGATAATTCAAGAACGACATTGACACAGCAAAGAGCAAAAAACGTGACCAGAGCGACTCCAAAAGATTCCAACAACAGTCAAAACACGCGTTGGCGACAATTACTTGAACTGGTCACTCCTTCCTTTAAAGTGCATAGGTTACGTCTGGCCTGGGGCTTTTTCGCGCTCGTCGTCGTCGATTTTCTGCAACTTGTAATTCCAAGAATCACCAAGTACGCGGTCGATGGTCTGGCTGCCGGGCAGACTACCAGCACCGATCTACTCCATCTGGCAGGGTTTATCCTCCTGATTGCCGCCATCGTTGCCTGCCTCAGATTCTGTTGGCGCTATCTGATTATCGGTTTTTCCCGTCTGCTTGAACGATCAATTCGCAACAGGCTCTTCAGCCACATTCTGAAGATGGATGCCCCCTTCTTCGAGCAGCACACCACCGGCGATTTGATGGCCAGGTCAAGTAACGACCTGAATGCCATCCAGATGGCCTGCGGCATGGGCTTGGTTGCCGCCATAGATGCTTCGGTGATGTCAGTGGCCGCCATCTGTTTTATGCTGCACATTCATGTCAAGCTCACCCTGCTGGCATTGCTACCCATGCCCTTTCTCGCCTTTTTCACCAAGATGCTCTCTGCCAAGCTGCACTTGCGCTTCAACACAGTGCAGGAACAGTTTTCATTGCTGACAGAGTTTGCACGCTCCACCCTGGTATCGATCAGACTGATCAAGGCCTACACCAGTGAAGAGTTTCAGAGCGGCCGCTTCGACACTCTTGGAAAGAAATATGTAAAGAGCAATCTACGGGTCGCATTTATCCAGGGGTTGATATTCCCCATTGCCACCCTGATGGGCAACCTCGGTATGCTGCTGGTCCTCTGGTTTGGCGGCACCCTCGTCATCCGGAATGAAATCACCATTGGTGATTTTGTTGCTTTTGTCAGCTATCTCTATATGTTGATCTGGCCAATGATGGCCATAGGCTGGGTTACTAATCTGGTGCAGCGAGGTCTTACCTCTCTGGGCAGAATTCGTTCTGTGGTCACCCACCCTCCAACACTGCCCGTGGTCGAGGATACCGGCCTGGCAATGGTGGATCGACCTTCCTACCGTTTGAACCAACTCAACTTTTCATACAGTGGCAGCGCCAACCCTGCGCTGGACAGCATCGATCTTGATCTCGGCCCGGGCATCCATGGTATTACCGGCAGAACCGGCAGTGGCAAATCGACTCTATGCAAACTTCTGGCCCGGCTCTATCCGGTCAATGACGGAGAACTTTTTTTCGATGGGCTGGACGTCAATCATCTGCCCCTGGACTATCTGCGATCCCATATAGCCTACGTCGGCCAGGAGCCGATACTGTTTTCAGACAGTATCAGCGCCAATATTGCCCTGGGATCCCCGGACGCCAGCCAGGAAGATATCGAACGTGCCGCACGCCATGCAGCCATACACAACGACATCATGGAACTTCCTAATGGGTATCAGACAATGATCGGTGAGCGTGGTGTAAAACTTTCCGGCGGGCAACGCCAGCGCCTCGCCCTGGCCAGGGCACTGATCTGCGACCGGCCCCTGTTACTCATTGACGACGGCCTCTCCGCCGTTGATGTAGCCACCGAACACGAAGTGTTCCAGGGATTGCAGCAGAGGCTGGCCGGCAAGACCGTGGTCATTGTCTCCAACCGTATCAAACTGCTCTCCATGACCGACAGGATCCTGATTTTCGAGGAAGGCAGGATCGCCTATGCCGGGGAACACGAGCAACTCCTGCAGCAGAGCGCTTTATACCGCTCGATGTACGATAAGCAGACGAGACAAAACCTGAACGGGGAGCCGGCATCATGAGAAATTACGGCTACGACGAGGGCGGCCCCACCGTCTCAATGAGTGATTTTAAACTCTGGCGACGAATCGCAGGCTACAGTTCCAGTCACTGGCTGCTGTTTAGCTGCGCCGTCATTCTCTCCATCGGTGTCACCGCAGCAACGCTCGCCCAGCCCTGGCTGATGCAACAAGCCATAGATCAGTTCATAACAGATACCAGTCTTGAACCGATAATCCGCGCTTCGGGCCTGTCGCAAATTGCACTTTATTACGGCGGTCTGGTGATCTCGGTCTTTTTTCTCTCGTTTTTACAGGTGGTACTGCTGGAATATATCGGCCAGTCGATCATGCATTATGTAAGGCAGGATCTGTTTAAGCATATGCTGCGACTCGATCTGCCTTTTTTCAACGCCAACCCCACCGGCAGACTTGTCACGCGGTTGACCAATGATATCCAGAACATGCATGAGATGTTCACCTCCGTCATGGTCACCATGTTCAACGACCTGCTGCGGATCATCGGCATTTTAATCATCCTGTTCATGATGAACACCAGGTTAGCCCTATTGCTCTCCCTGCTGGTGCCTGTCTCGTTGGCCATGACCATCCTTTTTGCCCGGCTCGCCCGTGAACGGTTCCGGGCTATCAGGACCCAGCTTGCCCGACTCAACTCCTTTCTCTCTGAAGCCATTGCAGGCATCTCCATCCTCCAGCTCTTTGGCAGGCAACGGGTTACCAGGGAAAACTTTGAAGAGTTGAGTAAAGGATATTTACACCGAACACTTGCCCAGATCAGACTGTTTGGTGCCTTCATGCCACTCACCGAGCTCCTGAGTTCCGCTGCCCTGGCGCTCATTATCTGGTATGGCGGCGGTGAAATCATTCGTCAGCGACTGACCATCGGTGAACTGGTTGCCTTTATCTCGTATATGCGACTCTTCTTCCAGCCGTTGCGAGAACTCAGTCAGAAATATTCCATTGTTCAATCCGCCATGGCATCGGCAGAACGGATATTCCAGCTTCTTGATACCAAACCGACCCTTGCGGACAGTGGTACGATTGACCTCATGGAAAACCTGCAAGGTGACCTTGCCTTTAATAACATCACCTTTGGCTACAGCGCCGACCAGCCTGTACTGCACGATGTCTCCCTGCATGTTCAACCCGGGCAGACGGTGGCCCTGGTCGGCACCACCGGCTCGGGCAAAACCACCCTGGTCAACCTGCTGCTACGTTTTTATGACCCTCAACAAGGTGAAATCACCATTGATCAGCGCCCGATTTCCGACTTCAGCCTTCACCGGCTTCGCAACATTATCGGTGTCGTGCTGCAGGATGTACTTATCCTGCAGGATACTCTTTTTACAAATATCGTAATGGATACAGGGCTTGAAAGACCCAGGGTCGAGGAGATCATGGTCCAGACAGGCATGCAGCGCTTTATTGATCGTCTCCCTGAGGGACTTGACACCATGATAGGCGAAGGCGGTCAGGAACTCTCGACCGGAGAAAAGCAGTTACTATCTTTCGCCAGGGTTCTCTGCAGAAATCCGCATATCCTGATCCTCGATGAAGCCACCGCAGCGATAGACACCCAATCGGAAAACATCCTGGAAGAAGCACTTGATGATGTTTTCGCCAAACGTACCTCGATCATCATCGCCCATCGGCTATCCACCATCCGCCGGGCGGACCAGATTGTAGTCATGGAGAATGGCCGTGCTATTGAACGTGGCAACCATGACCAGCTCATGGCTCTCGATGGCCATTACGCAAAACTGGTTGCCCTGGACCATGAAAACAGTGTTGACGAATTTTCATCCCAATAGGTGATACGAAGAAGCCGCATCTTCTAACCGAATTTTCTTTATCAACCACTGCCGCAACAGCCGAATCCACACTGTACCTATCCCCCCGAGTATCCGGAAATACCTATTTTCCCATGGCTCAAATCGCAACAACAACCGCCTTCAGTTTCGCTCGCTTTAGCCAATTAGTAGCTTGAATTATCACCTGCGGCTGGCATATACTCTAACAAACGAAAGGCTTCATAAAATTCTCTCCAACTCCCTATGAACAAATCGACAAAGGCGATACAGCGCTGGTGGATGCAGGGACTGATACTCCTTGTTTTCACCTCACCTCCTCTCTACCCGGCAACGGAGATAGCCTTCGCCGATAGTGAATATTCGATATGGGACGAACAGGCAGAGCGCTTAGAAGATGTAGAAGGCGACCTGGGGGATATTGATCTGGAAATCGATGAACTGGTGGATGACACCCAGGAGCAAGCCAGTCATGTACTTCTCTCGGCCGCCACCTGGTTTGACGATTTTTTTGACGATACCCGCTTTATTGCAGAAGAAAACAAGACACGCGCTAAAATCCGTCTTGAAACAAGTTATCACGAAGAGGACGGTTTCGATATCAGCCCTTCTGTTCGCTGGCGTATTCACCTGCCTAAACTCGAGGAAAAACTCAATCTCGTCATTTTCGCTGCTGACGATGGCGATGACCCGTCAGATAGCAATATCTCCTCCGACCTGAGTTCTGCCAATACCACTCGTAGTGACCTTACAGCCGCCCTGCAGTATTTTGTTAAAACCACCGATAAATATAATATATCCACCACAGCCGGTGGCTCGTTCGATTATCTCTATGTTGGCGCACGCTTCAGGTATTTCAAAAGTTTCAAGAGATGGCAGGGGCGATTTATCGAACGCCTTCGTTATTACACAGACGACGGTTGGGAGAACTACAACTCCCTCGATTTTGAGCGTGAATTCCTCGAAAAGTTTCTTTTCAGAAACACCACTTCTCTCTACGTCCGCGAAGATGAAGACAGCCTCGATCATTCCATCAGCTTCAGTCTCTTTCAGTTCCTCACCGACACAAGGGCACTCGCCTATGAGTGGACGAACAATTTTGAGACAGACCCATCCCATCGACTGGCAGACCTTATCCTGCGCCTCCGCTACAGGCAACAGGGACACCGGGAATGGCTGATGTATGAAGT of the Desulfosediminicola ganghwensis genome contains:
- a CDS encoding ABC transporter ATP-binding protein — encoded protein: MTRATPKDSNNSQNTRWRQLLELVTPSFKVHRLRLAWGFFALVVVDFLQLVIPRITKYAVDGLAAGQTTSTDLLHLAGFILLIAAIVACLRFCWRYLIIGFSRLLERSIRNRLFSHILKMDAPFFEQHTTGDLMARSSNDLNAIQMACGMGLVAAIDASVMSVAAICFMLHIHVKLTLLALLPMPFLAFFTKMLSAKLHLRFNTVQEQFSLLTEFARSTLVSIRLIKAYTSEEFQSGRFDTLGKKYVKSNLRVAFIQGLIFPIATLMGNLGMLLVLWFGGTLVIRNEITIGDFVAFVSYLYMLIWPMMAIGWVTNLVQRGLTSLGRIRSVVTHPPTLPVVEDTGLAMVDRPSYRLNQLNFSYSGSANPALDSIDLDLGPGIHGITGRTGSGKSTLCKLLARLYPVNDGELFFDGLDVNHLPLDYLRSHIAYVGQEPILFSDSISANIALGSPDASQEDIERAARHAAIHNDIMELPNGYQTMIGERGVKLSGGQRQRLALARALICDRPLLLIDDGLSAVDVATEHEVFQGLQQRLAGKTVVIVSNRIKLLSMTDRILIFEEGRIAYAGEHEQLLQQSALYRSMYDKQTRQNLNGEPAS
- a CDS encoding ABC transporter ATP-binding protein, whose translation is MREVILEAKHLSKLYIIGDRQESVVEDISLQVGAGECVVITGSSGSGKTTLLSLLSGLDRPSSGQIVLAGRDITDLGEDQLAPVRNELTGFVFQAFHLIPSLNAYENVMFPAELKGDSGAAEKAAQLLERVGLWGRRQNFPQQLSGGEKQRVAICRALINNPKIVFADEPTGNLDSENSQAIIELLMELHREHSTTLLMATHSPEVALRADRNIRLHDGRLVVAS
- a CDS encoding ABC transporter permease, which encodes MIHFNFLLRELVQSRNQAGIFTLCVALSIATMVALNSFKHDVNQTITGDARALHGGDIILHSHYEFSPGLVEAVARQESSIAAQTRSWEFYSVVRNPVTEATRFSNILVVEPGYPLYGEVTLQSGKELSAQLQPGTTVVAPELLEILGLTVGASLQVGDELLRITDVVVRESSRPIDVFNFGPRVFVAAADLEQLDLVKPGSRVEYEWLLKVADPAQMSAVETALIAGAVSGQERVATYQNARSGLKRFFDNLLFFLSLISIFTLLLAGVGMQSSLAALLREKEKSLAITRALGATQKFLLSHYLLLVLLYGSVGSVLGILAGVAIKHSFPALFAGLIPAENIGGLGVREVVNGMLLGLAVVCFFTFLPLYRLRDVKPNVIFRSESAESRRGAVFYFFVVIGLALLGALVVVQLQDIRIGVYFMAGMIGLIVLVALLARLLLLIVAKLPIKGLKGRQAVRSLLRPGNSTRSVVVTLASAISVLLAIFLLEYNLHRNYVESYPEEAPNLFLVDIQPSQRVDFVELVGDDVQLYPIIRARLRAINGEPVKRGERRSRFSDSLSREFNLTYRDALLEDEVVEKGEALYKLDGKGNPYLQVSILDTVAEMGSMRLGDMLDFNIQGVPIKAEVTSIRTRTKSMLFPFFYFVFPEQYLKEAPQTLFAAMHVEESEITSFEGEVVSRFPNVSIINMARTAEELGEVMGKLSGIVNFFAFFSIFAGALIIISSVLATRLARTREAVYYKILGGGSKFVISVFFYENLLLGFLSACLGVALAQAGGWALCHYLFDIGYEPNWPVSLALVGVTLMMVVGVGMFSSISIIRQKPGIFLREQSVE
- a CDS encoding ABC transporter ATP-binding protein gives rise to the protein MRNYGYDEGGPTVSMSDFKLWRRIAGYSSSHWLLFSCAVILSIGVTAATLAQPWLMQQAIDQFITDTSLEPIIRASGLSQIALYYGGLVISVFFLSFLQVVLLEYIGQSIMHYVRQDLFKHMLRLDLPFFNANPTGRLVTRLTNDIQNMHEMFTSVMVTMFNDLLRIIGILIILFMMNTRLALLLSLLVPVSLAMTILFARLARERFRAIRTQLARLNSFLSEAIAGISILQLFGRQRVTRENFEELSKGYLHRTLAQIRLFGAFMPLTELLSSAALALIIWYGGGEIIRQRLTIGELVAFISYMRLFFQPLRELSQKYSIVQSAMASAERIFQLLDTKPTLADSGTIDLMENLQGDLAFNNITFGYSADQPVLHDVSLHVQPGQTVALVGTTGSGKTTLVNLLLRFYDPQQGEITIDQRPISDFSLHRLRNIIGVVLQDVLILQDTLFTNIVMDTGLERPRVEEIMVQTGMQRFIDRLPEGLDTMIGEGGQELSTGEKQLLSFARVLCRNPHILILDEATAAIDTQSENILEEALDDVFAKRTSIIIAHRLSTIRRADQIVVMENGRAIERGNHDQLMALDGHYAKLVALDHENSVDEFSSQ